One part of the Bacillus sp. FJAT-45350 genome encodes these proteins:
- a CDS encoding alpha/beta hydrolase produces MKKIIVTGSSFTVLIALGLVIAGNHFYSEAIKRGQIVELHKETDVVPVSTNNQNKIDEAIQWFDNQEFKIETITSEDGLLLEALFLENEKTTGKTVILAHGFRNDRESMKEFVQFYYNQGFNILLPDSRGHGKSEGDYIGFGWHDRLDYQQWIQVLIDKKNSKHILLHGTSMGAATVLMTSGEKLPQEVKGIIADSGYTSAKDILTYQLKHLYNLPAFPMVPVTSAITNVRAGFTFGEASVLNQVEKNTRPLLIIHGEKDELVPTSMAHHIYEAASGEKELWTVPYAGHIKSYTVATEKYEQRLKDFIAKVIEE; encoded by the coding sequence TTGAAAAAGATTATTGTCACAGGAAGTAGCTTTACAGTCTTAATAGCTTTAGGGTTAGTTATTGCAGGAAATCATTTTTACAGTGAAGCCATAAAACGAGGTCAGATAGTTGAACTCCATAAGGAAACAGACGTCGTCCCAGTATCAACGAATAACCAAAATAAAATTGATGAAGCTATTCAATGGTTTGATAACCAAGAATTTAAAATAGAAACGATTACTTCAGAGGATGGTCTTTTACTTGAGGCTTTATTTCTAGAGAATGAAAAGACAACTGGCAAAACGGTTATACTTGCTCACGGTTTTCGAAATGATCGAGAGTCCATGAAAGAATTTGTCCAGTTTTACTATAATCAGGGTTTCAATATTTTACTGCCTGACTCCAGAGGCCATGGAAAAAGCGAGGGTGATTATATTGGCTTTGGCTGGCATGACCGACTAGATTATCAACAATGGATTCAGGTACTTATCGATAAAAAAAACAGCAAGCATATCCTACTTCATGGAACTTCAATGGGTGCTGCGACTGTATTAATGACCAGTGGCGAGAAATTACCTCAAGAGGTGAAAGGAATCATTGCAGATAGTGGGTATACTTCAGCCAAAGATATACTGACGTATCAGCTTAAGCATTTATATAACCTACCAGCTTTCCCTATGGTGCCTGTTACAAGTGCGATTACGAATGTACGAGCTGGGTTTACATTCGGTGAAGCCTCTGTACTAAACCAAGTAGAAAAAAACACTCGTCCTTTATTGATCATACATGGTGAAAAAGATGAGCTTGTCCCTACTTCAATGGCCCATCATATTTATGAAGCTGCAAGTGGAGAAAAAGAATTATGGACTGTGCCTTATGCTGGCCATATTAAATCCTATACTGTTGCAACTGAAAAATACGAGCAACGGCTAAAGGATTTTATAGCTAAAGTGATTGAGGAATAG
- a CDS encoding flavodoxin domain-containing protein: MKVAIIYTSITGNTRELSTIIYQLFREVTSCVSLHPIQEFQLSNIDQYDGIVIGTYTWGDGNIPQEMEPLYEAIERKDLRPVPTGVFGTGDRFYPNYCGAVDRFRDMLFVQTELAVTLKVELSHQEKDMHRCRKFVDLFLQRCDAKLGAY; this comes from the coding sequence ATGAAAGTAGCGATCATTTATACGTCAATTACTGGAAATACACGCGAGCTAAGTACAATCATTTACCAATTGTTTAGAGAAGTTACTTCGTGTGTATCCTTGCATCCAATTCAAGAGTTTCAACTATCAAACATTGACCAATATGATGGTATTGTCATTGGTACGTATACATGGGGAGACGGGAATATCCCTCAAGAAATGGAACCTCTTTATGAAGCTATTGAAAGAAAGGATTTGCGACCTGTACCAACGGGGGTATTTGGTACTGGTGATCGTTTTTATCCTAATTATTGTGGGGCTGTAGACCGATTTCGGGATATGTTGTTTGTTCAAACAGAACTGGCTGTAACGTTAAAGGTAGAATTATCGCATCAAGAAAAAGATATGCACCGTTGTAGAAAATTCGTGGACTTGTTCTTACAACGGTGCGATGCAAAGCTCGGTGCATATTGA
- a CDS encoding YjcZ family sporulation protein, translating to MSHVPATTGFSLIVVLFILLIIVGSAYTF from the coding sequence ATGAGTCACGTACCAGCAACAACAGGTTTTTCATTAATCGTCGTATTATTTATCCTGCTTATTATTGTAGGGTCTGCCTACACATTTTAA
- a CDS encoding DUF3892 domain-containing protein has product MDRFEQVYNDYKKQGQEQAKMEYDPTASDGKEQVVAVRKNDDGDIIAIKTESGRELDYVTALQEAKEGNLAHVDVFHKYGRDILRSEPDGIQENNLDNLPQF; this is encoded by the coding sequence ATGGATCGATTTGAACAAGTGTACAACGATTATAAGAAGCAAGGTCAAGAGCAAGCAAAAATGGAATATGATCCTACCGCAAGCGATGGAAAGGAACAAGTTGTCGCAGTAAGAAAAAATGACGATGGAGATATCATTGCGATTAAAACAGAGTCGGGGAGAGAGCTTGATTATGTAACAGCTCTTCAAGAAGCAAAAGAAGGGAACTTGGCACATGTCGATGTGTTCCATAAATATGGTCGGGATATTTTACGTAGCGAACCAGACGGTATTCAAGAAAATAATTTAGATAATTTACCACAATTTTAG
- a CDS encoding cysteine-rich CWC family protein, with protein sequence MVYVEVNSKSCPLCGSSNDCSKAEGCWCNDEKFPKEILELVPPEHRRKTCICKNCLEKFKENS encoded by the coding sequence GTGGTTTATGTTGAAGTTAATTCAAAATCCTGTCCGCTGTGTGGGAGTAGCAATGATTGCTCCAAAGCTGAAGGTTGCTGGTGTAATGATGAAAAGTTTCCTAAAGAGATATTGGAACTCGTGCCTCCAGAACATCGTAGGAAAACGTGTATATGTAAAAACTGTCTTGAAAAATTTAAAGAGAATTCATAG
- a CDS encoding GNAT family N-acetyltransferase, with protein sequence MNSIKIITDVENVRYYLNHCEFHPLLNRFREAEEQQKALTQIIKNEGTMCIAIDNRTIAGYTLIVHPEENERWSYLDYIRILGVLEVAPPYRGQGIAKKVVNGILEDKSLENYIILSLEYAWHWDLKMVEGNIETYKELLKGVLHTGGFKETITDEPDIAQYQHNFLMARFGEKITPDQVNEFMRIANLNSIF encoded by the coding sequence ATGAATTCTATTAAAATTATTACTGACGTAGAAAATGTAAGGTATTATTTAAACCACTGTGAATTTCACCCATTGTTAAATCGTTTTAGAGAGGCAGAAGAGCAGCAAAAAGCGTTGACTCAAATAATAAAAAATGAGGGGACAATGTGTATTGCTATTGATAATCGTACCATTGCTGGTTATACACTCATTGTTCATCCTGAGGAAAATGAACGGTGGAGTTACTTAGATTATATAAGAATACTTGGAGTACTTGAGGTCGCACCACCATATCGTGGACAGGGTATCGCAAAAAAGGTTGTAAATGGCATACTTGAAGATAAATCCTTAGAGAACTACATCATTTTATCATTAGAATATGCCTGGCATTGGGATTTAAAGATGGTGGAAGGAAATATTGAAACATATAAGGAGTTATTGAAAGGTGTTTTACATACAGGTGGGTTTAAAGAAACAATCACAGATGAACCAGATATTGCCCAGTATCAGCATAATTTTTTAATGGCGAGGTTTGGAGAAAAAATCACCCCTGACCAGGTTAATGAATTTATGAGAATAGCAAATCTGAATTCAATATTTTAA
- a CDS encoding glutaredoxin family protein, with translation MSKQVIVYSAEDCVECTYVKKALTEEGIPFEVRDIMKNKEYREEVEKFGFMGIPVTVVGDRAIKGFTPELNELIESVKK, from the coding sequence TTGAGTAAACAAGTGATTGTATATTCAGCGGAAGATTGTGTTGAGTGTACTTATGTTAAAAAAGCGCTAACAGAAGAAGGCATACCATTTGAGGTAAGGGATATTATGAAAAATAAAGAATACCGTGAAGAGGTTGAGAAATTTGGGTTTATGGGGATACCTGTAACTGTAGTTGGGGACCGTGCTATCAAAGGATTCACACCAGAGTTAAATGAATTAATAGAATCTGTAAAGAAATAA
- a CDS encoding metallophosphoesterase has product MKKRLILSTIFVCIIILSAKIYFDTNEFKVNTVQFQTKIIPSNSEFTVLQISDLHNKVFGVNNEKLINTVENLDADIIVITGDLIDRSTDDFKHVFSLIENITTINQKVFFVSGNHEWGNSYTSDFIKGLRERNITILNNENTQITIRDVTINLAGLDDASTNHENVEEAFNGINQELYTFI; this is encoded by the coding sequence ATGAAAAAGAGGTTGATATTATCTACAATATTCGTATGTATTATTATTTTATCAGCGAAAATTTATTTTGATACGAATGAATTCAAAGTAAATACTGTCCAATTTCAAACAAAGATAATTCCTAGTAATTCTGAATTCACTGTTTTACAAATTAGTGATTTACATAATAAAGTTTTTGGAGTTAACAATGAAAAATTAATTAATACCGTGGAAAACCTTGACGCAGACATTATTGTGATAACAGGAGACCTTATTGATAGGAGCACAGATGATTTTAAACATGTTTTTTCTCTTATTGAGAATATAACAACCATTAATCAAAAGGTTTTCTTTGTATCTGGTAACCATGAGTGGGGTAACTCTTATACTAGTGATTTTATAAAAGGTCTTCGAGAGCGAAATATTACTATTTTAAACAATGAAAATACTCAAATTACGATAAGAGATGTTACCATTAACTTAGCTGGGTTGGACGATGCCTCAACAAATCATGAAAATGTAGAAGAAGCATTTAATGGAATAAATCAAGAGCTATATACTTTTATATAA
- a CDS encoding TRAP transporter small permease — protein sequence MKSIFFKIEKIHEVLKLIGVYISGISILGMMLLIVTDVFLRNVFTAPISGTYELVQFYFMPLAIFPALAYTYSSGILPRLGELIEKAPFRVQNTVTYILLFIEIVIFGLLMVYGWKFAMSGLSDKMAIPIGGSLLIHYPIYFLVPIGFGLVLVEVIITSCKRILKINDEGSVPQ from the coding sequence GTGAAGAGTATATTTTTTAAAATCGAAAAAATACATGAAGTCTTAAAATTAATCGGAGTGTATATTAGTGGAATTAGTATTCTAGGGATGATGCTTCTCATAGTTACAGATGTATTTCTTAGAAATGTCTTCACAGCCCCCATTTCAGGTACCTATGAACTTGTCCAATTTTACTTTATGCCACTAGCTATCTTTCCAGCATTAGCGTACACGTACAGTTCGGGGATCTTACCAAGACTAGGAGAGTTAATAGAAAAAGCTCCGTTCCGAGTGCAAAATACAGTAACGTATATCTTACTATTTATTGAAATTGTCATCTTTGGATTGTTGATGGTTTATGGTTGGAAATTTGCGATGAGTGGATTGAGTGACAAGATGGCTATTCCAATAGGTGGTAGTCTCTTAATTCATTATCCAATATACTTTTTAGTACCAATTGGATTTGGACTAGTGTTGGTTGAAGTAATTATAACCTCATGTAAAAGAATATTAAAAATAAATGATGAGGGGTCAGTCCCCCAATAA
- a CDS encoding TRAP transporter large permease, with product MNQVVENIAIIVVLLLFTVLLLSGQFISSLLLTSGILGIYLIGGMSLLNGFIQSEPFSRVASYTLTTVPLYILMAQFIMQAGIVKDTYNLVYKLSKGKSSLLGVLTVFLGGLLGAVSGSGTATSAALGQVAVPELKKRGYPDGLAATLAAASGSLSAIIPPSVLLILYGVIAQISIGQLFAAAFIPGILLMIVFSIVTIVYLRLSKMNVDYPRLEEEEKDTPYSRYIIVMAAGLLIAVSIFGGIYTGKFTPTEAGAVGAFISLLVALVLGKVNKNFIITSMVETSKVTVMAMLIVIGATIFGRFISLSLIPRKIIELLGPLMESPILLLIIISIFYFFLFMFIEGVAVILMTVPIILPIIIAAGIDPIWFGILLAVICTIGMITPPVGISVYAVGGVSKIPIEKIFRTSTVFAIVAGIVVGGLLIAFPELATWLPSTME from the coding sequence GTGAATCAAGTGGTCGAAAATATTGCCATTATTGTTGTGCTTTTATTATTTACGGTTTTATTATTATCTGGACAATTTATTAGTTCACTACTCTTAACATCAGGAATACTTGGCATTTATCTTATAGGTGGAATGTCTTTATTAAATGGATTTATTCAAAGTGAACCTTTTAGTAGAGTTGCCAGTTACACACTGACCACAGTTCCCCTCTACATTTTGATGGCTCAATTTATTATGCAAGCAGGTATTGTAAAAGATACTTATAACCTTGTTTATAAACTCTCAAAAGGGAAATCCAGTTTACTAGGAGTATTAACTGTCTTTTTAGGAGGGTTACTAGGAGCTGTATCTGGGTCAGGTACAGCCACTTCAGCAGCGCTAGGGCAAGTTGCCGTCCCTGAATTAAAAAAGAGAGGTTATCCTGATGGGTTAGCAGCCACACTAGCAGCCGCATCTGGTTCATTATCGGCTATTATTCCACCTAGTGTCCTTCTCATTTTATACGGTGTCATTGCACAAATTTCAATTGGACAATTATTTGCTGCTGCGTTTATCCCTGGAATCTTACTCATGATTGTCTTCTCTATTGTAACTATTGTCTATCTAAGATTATCTAAAATGAATGTAGATTATCCACGGTTAGAAGAGGAAGAAAAAGATACTCCTTATAGCCGGTATATTATTGTAATGGCTGCTGGACTACTTATCGCAGTTTCAATTTTTGGAGGAATTTATACTGGTAAATTTACACCTACGGAAGCAGGAGCAGTTGGGGCGTTTATAAGTTTACTAGTTGCGTTAGTCCTTGGAAAAGTGAATAAGAATTTCATTATTACGTCTATGGTAGAAACAAGTAAAGTGACGGTAATGGCGATGCTTATCGTAATTGGTGCTACAATTTTCGGTAGGTTCATCTCGCTATCGTTAATACCAAGAAAAATTATTGAATTACTTGGTCCGCTTATGGAATCGCCAATTCTTTTATTAATTATTATTTCAATCTTTTACTTCTTCTTGTTCATGTTCATTGAAGGAGTTGCGGTTATTTTGATGACTGTACCAATCATTCTACCAATTATTATCGCAGCAGGGATAGACCCTATTTGGTTTGGTATCCTCCTTGCGGTCATTTGTACAATCGGTATGATTACCCCACCAGTAGGTATTAGTGTATATGCAGTAGGTGGAGTTAGTAAAATACCAATTGAGAAAATTTTCCGTACATCTACTGTATTTGCCATTGTTGCAGGAATTGTAGTGGGTGGTCTGCTTATTGCATTTCCAGAACTTGCTACATGGTTACCAAGTACGATGGAATAA
- a CDS encoding LLM class flavin-dependent oxidoreductase — MSNSNIPVSVLNLVPVRKGEGDKEAIDAMVDLAQATEKMGYSRYWIAEHHNAAALVSSATSILIKHTLENTEKIRVGSGGIMLPNHSPLIVAEQFGTLETIYPKRVDLGLGRAPGTDMSTANALRRSQHESVYTFPQDVNDLLRYFGPEEKQEFVKAFPGVGRNVPLYILGSSTESAILAAKLGLPYAFASHFAPTYLGEALSIYRNNFKPSEYLDEPYVITCLGVVAAETDEEAEFEATTMLQRSLYMTRRGRHPLYPPVENMDDLWNESEKQMVLAKHRMTLVGSKDSIRTQLKEFQARYNADEVMAVTYIYDRDKQKRSYEILKEVVDGK, encoded by the coding sequence ATGTCAAATAGTAACATACCAGTTTCAGTGTTAAATTTAGTTCCAGTTCGTAAAGGGGAGGGGGATAAAGAAGCAATTGATGCCATGGTTGACTTGGCGCAAGCAACAGAGAAGATGGGATACTCACGCTATTGGATTGCTGAGCATCATAATGCAGCGGCTCTGGTTAGTTCTGCAACGTCTATATTAATCAAACATACGTTGGAGAATACGGAAAAAATCCGAGTCGGTTCTGGTGGGATTATGTTACCGAACCATTCACCTTTAATTGTCGCAGAACAATTTGGAACATTGGAAACGATTTATCCTAAGCGAGTTGACTTAGGTCTTGGAAGGGCACCGGGTACTGATATGTCAACGGCAAATGCACTTAGACGCTCTCAGCACGAATCTGTCTATACATTTCCTCAGGATGTGAACGATTTACTTAGATATTTCGGTCCTGAAGAGAAGCAAGAGTTTGTAAAAGCATTTCCTGGTGTAGGAAGGAATGTTCCACTCTATATTCTTGGCTCGTCAACAGAATCAGCAATCTTAGCAGCAAAACTAGGTTTACCATATGCGTTCGCGTCTCATTTTGCACCAACGTATTTAGGTGAAGCACTTTCTATTTATCGCAACAACTTCAAGCCTTCTGAATATTTAGATGAGCCATATGTGATCACATGTCTCGGAGTAGTAGCAGCTGAAACAGATGAGGAAGCCGAATTCGAGGCTACAACAATGCTACAACGCTCGTTATACATGACCCGTCGTGGCCGCCATCCGTTATACCCACCGGTTGAGAATATGGACGATTTATGGAATGAATCGGAAAAACAAATGGTGTTAGCTAAGCACCGAATGACATTAGTAGGAAGTAAAGATTCAATCCGTACACAATTGAAGGAATTTCAAGCTAGATACAATGCTGATGAAGTTATGGCTGTCACGTACATTTATGACCGCGACAAACAAAAGAGATCTTATGAGATATTGAAAGAAGTAGTGGATGGAAAATAG
- a CDS encoding ribonucleotide-diphosphate reductase subunit beta: MNGQNALTKIKLLNTEYPNRSTGIVNGRSSGILNWNDIAYPQMYDFYHVLLSNFWKAQEINMQDDIKQWNQLSSKEQDTFLRINTQLASLDSLQTPTMTHVMDYVTDPSFKAIFAVISQQEAVHNESYSYILSSLVPLDEQIERFNQAKDDPLVQKRNELILESYEAFRLNPNLKNLLYLCVNSINLEGIYFYAGFAFFYHLARQQKMLKTSTMISYIQRDEMQHAYFISQFIRILLSENPELNNEENRQYIYQTIAHAVELEKEWAHIILLDIEGIDLSEFDHYVEYLANKRFRQLGLANYFEERDNPMPWIHIFSDEMMNDTKSDFFEQKSRTYTKVSHSNGFDEL, from the coding sequence ATGAATGGACAAAACGCTTTAACAAAAATTAAATTACTAAACACAGAGTATCCAAATAGATCAACAGGAATTGTAAATGGTCGGTCATCAGGGATATTAAATTGGAACGATATTGCGTATCCACAAATGTATGATTTCTATCATGTGTTATTATCCAACTTTTGGAAGGCACAAGAAATTAATATGCAAGATGATATTAAACAATGGAATCAATTATCATCGAAAGAGCAAGATACATTTTTGAGAATTAACACACAATTAGCATCACTTGATAGTCTTCAGACACCAACGATGACTCATGTGATGGACTATGTGACAGATCCTAGCTTTAAAGCAATATTTGCTGTTATTTCACAGCAAGAAGCGGTCCACAATGAATCTTATTCTTATATATTAAGTTCTCTCGTCCCTTTAGATGAGCAAATTGAACGTTTTAATCAAGCAAAAGATGATCCATTAGTACAAAAACGTAATGAACTGATTTTAGAATCTTATGAAGCATTTCGTCTTAACCCGAATTTGAAAAACTTGTTATATCTATGTGTAAACTCAATTAATTTAGAAGGTATTTATTTTTATGCTGGCTTTGCCTTTTTCTATCATCTTGCTCGACAGCAAAAGATGCTTAAAACAAGTACAATGATTAGTTATATTCAACGAGATGAAATGCAACATGCGTATTTTATTTCTCAATTTATTAGGATTTTATTGTCTGAAAACCCTGAGCTGAATAATGAGGAGAATAGGCAATATATCTATCAAACTATCGCACATGCTGTAGAGCTAGAAAAAGAATGGGCTCATATCATCCTATTAGACATAGAAGGTATTGATTTATCAGAATTTGATCACTATGTGGAATATTTAGCTAACAAGCGATTTCGTCAGTTAGGGTTAGCAAATTACTTTGAAGAGCGTGACAATCCAATGCCTTGGATTCATATATTTAGTGATGAAATGATGAATGATACGAAGTCAGATTTCTTTGAACAAAAATCAAGAACCTATACAAAAGTCAGCCATTCGAACGGATTTGATGAATTATAA
- a CDS encoding cell wall hydrolase has translation MKKLIFVLTLLAAFCFTGSTFAYTVQEGDTMSKIARDNGFTLKELAIANPQVTNLDLIFAGQEINIHIEKQPEVKVKSAHMNYISLSEKEIDLVARIVRAEAQTEPFEGKVAVANVVLNRVESDQFPDTVEEVIYQPRQFQPVANGQVNRPADEESIEAVEAALTGMGEVSEDTLFFYNPDIATSRWLDSRETSNVIGQHVFKY, from the coding sequence ATGAAAAAACTAATTTTTGTGTTAACATTACTAGCAGCCTTTTGTTTTACTGGATCTACTTTTGCATATACGGTTCAAGAAGGAGACACAATGTCAAAGATAGCCCGAGACAATGGTTTTACATTAAAAGAATTAGCAATTGCGAACCCACAAGTTACGAACCTTGATTTGATTTTTGCAGGTCAGGAAATTAATATACATATTGAAAAACAACCTGAAGTAAAAGTGAAAAGTGCTCATATGAATTACATAAGTCTTTCAGAAAAAGAAATCGATCTAGTAGCTCGAATTGTACGAGCCGAAGCTCAAACAGAACCTTTTGAAGGAAAAGTAGCTGTAGCCAATGTCGTATTAAATCGAGTAGAAAGCGATCAATTTCCTGACACAGTTGAAGAAGTGATTTATCAACCTAGACAATTTCAACCTGTTGCTAATGGACAAGTTAACAGGCCAGCTGACGAAGAATCGATAGAAGCTGTAGAAGCTGCGTTAACAGGTATGGGAGAAGTTTCTGAGGATACATTATTCTTTTACAATCCTGATATAGCGACCAGTCGTTGGCTTGATTCCAGAGAAACATCTAATGTTATTGGTCAACATGTATTTAAGTACTAA
- a CDS encoding ribonucleoside-diphosphate reductase subunit alpha has protein sequence MSIPTDSEQRSTVIAAIQEVTNKYGINAKELLDRIKDVDEEDANQQSLLYALHHISIDQPNWTFLASKLYLNELYKKASESRGYDPSQKYGDFYQLIKLLTEKGIYSPSLFGSYSFEEVDELMTVIESTRDNLFNFIGLFLLADRYLARDHEKHIFELPQERFMIIAMTLMQQESKEKRLSLVKEAYWALSNLYMTVATPTLANAGKSFGQLSSCFIDTVDDSLDSIYLNNWDNARLSKDGGGIGIYYGKVRALGSDIKSFKENSSGVVPWIRLVNDTAVSVDQLGQRQGAIAVYLDLFHKDIMNGFLDLKTNNGDERRKAHDIFTGVTVPDLFMEKLQEVDDSGKSIGYWSTFCPHQVKQIMGWKDDKGKALGLEDFFDDTGRKYFTEKYEEAVNHPLLPRKTYRAMDVMKRIMVAQLETGTPYMFYRDEVNRQNPNKHILGKGRTSIFCSNLCTEITQNMSATQIVKEYQDEDGNIVIVRKPGDFVVCNLSSIHLPNAVKANVLGRLIPIQMRMLDNVIDLNTITVGQAQITNKKFRAVGLGTFGWHHLLATKGIHWESKEAVQYADELYETIAYYTIQSSMELAKEKGAYSQFEGSEWHTGDYFQRKGYESKQWLNLLEEVRVNGVRNGWMMAVAPNSSTAKIGGSTDGIDPLYAVEYAEEKKNFKFIVTAPELTHTTYPYYKKARYELDQRWSIKQNASRQRHIDQSISFNLYVRHNIKAIDLLNLHLEAWKQKLKTTYYVRSTSQSEIDECQACHS, from the coding sequence ATGAGTATACCAACTGATTCTGAACAACGTTCTACTGTTATTGCTGCTATACAAGAAGTGACTAATAAATACGGAATTAATGCAAAAGAATTACTAGATAGGATAAAGGATGTAGATGAAGAGGATGCCAACCAACAATCGTTATTATATGCCCTACATCATATATCTATTGACCAACCGAATTGGACGTTTTTAGCATCGAAACTCTATTTGAATGAATTGTATAAAAAAGCTTCTGAAAGCCGTGGGTATGATCCTTCACAAAAATACGGTGATTTCTATCAACTTATAAAATTATTAACTGAAAAAGGAATATACTCACCGAGTCTATTCGGTTCTTACAGTTTCGAAGAGGTCGATGAGTTAATGACTGTAATAGAGTCAACACGTGATAACTTATTTAATTTCATTGGACTATTTTTACTGGCAGACAGGTATCTAGCTAGAGACCATGAGAAACATATATTTGAGTTACCACAAGAGCGATTTATGATTATTGCGATGACTTTAATGCAACAAGAATCAAAAGAAAAGCGACTATCACTAGTAAAAGAAGCTTACTGGGCATTAAGTAATTTATATATGACGGTAGCTACTCCTACGTTAGCAAATGCAGGAAAGAGCTTCGGTCAATTGTCATCATGTTTCATTGATACAGTTGATGACTCATTAGATAGCATTTATTTAAATAACTGGGACAATGCGAGATTAAGTAAAGATGGTGGGGGAATAGGCATTTATTACGGAAAAGTCCGTGCGTTAGGTTCAGATATTAAGAGCTTTAAAGAAAACTCTTCAGGAGTAGTACCATGGATTCGACTAGTAAATGACACTGCTGTTAGTGTTGATCAATTAGGTCAACGTCAAGGAGCAATCGCTGTTTACCTTGATTTGTTTCATAAAGATATTATGAATGGATTTTTAGATTTAAAAACTAATAACGGTGATGAGCGTCGAAAGGCACATGATATTTTTACAGGTGTGACAGTTCCTGATTTATTTATGGAAAAACTACAGGAAGTTGATGATAGTGGAAAAAGTATCGGGTACTGGTCGACATTTTGTCCTCATCAAGTAAAGCAAATCATGGGATGGAAAGATGATAAGGGGAAGGCATTAGGGTTAGAAGACTTTTTTGATGATACAGGTAGAAAATATTTTACAGAAAAATATGAAGAAGCAGTAAATCATCCGTTACTTCCACGTAAAACATACCGAGCGATGGACGTAATGAAGCGAATTATGGTTGCTCAATTAGAAACGGGTACGCCATATATGTTCTATAGAGACGAAGTAAATCGCCAAAATCCGAATAAGCACATCCTTGGAAAAGGGCGCACTTCAATCTTTTGTAGCAATTTATGTACTGAAATTACGCAAAATATGTCCGCAACTCAGATTGTAAAGGAATATCAAGATGAGGACGGAAACATTGTGATTGTCCGTAAGCCGGGTGATTTTGTCGTTTGTAATTTATCATCAATTCACCTTCCGAATGCTGTAAAAGCTAATGTGCTAGGACGCTTAATTCCTATTCAAATGAGAATGCTAGATAATGTAATTGATCTGAATACGATAACGGTGGGACAAGCACAAATAACGAATAAAAAATTTCGTGCAGTTGGATTAGGAACATTTGGCTGGCATCATTTGCTTGCTACCAAAGGGATACATTGGGAGTCTAAGGAAGCGGTTCAATATGCAGATGAGCTTTATGAAACAATAGCATATTACACAATTCAAAGCTCAATGGAGTTAGCTAAAGAAAAAGGTGCTTATAGTCAATTCGAGGGGTCCGAATGGCATACTGGAGATTATTTTCAAAGAAAAGGTTATGAATCAAAACAATGGTTGAACTTACTTGAGGAAGTTCGCGTAAATGGGGTGCGGAACGGCTGGATGATGGCGGTTGCTCCTAACTCTTCCACAGCGAAAATAGGTGGCTCAACTGATGGTATTGATCCTTTATATGCTGTTGAATATGCTGAGGAAAAGAAAAACTTTAAGTTCATAGTGACAGCACCAGAACTAACTCATACCACGTATCCTTATTATAAAAAAGCAAGATATGAATTAGACCAACGGTGGAGTATTAAACAAAATGCAAGTAGGCAAAGGCATATTGACCAATCGATTAGCTTTAATCTTTATGTACGCCATAATATAAAAGCAATCGACTTACTAAATCTTCATCTAGAGGCTTGGAAGCAAAAATTAAAGACGACTTACTATGTTCGAAGTACTTCACAATCTGAAATAGATGAATGTCAAGCTTGTCATAGTTAG